Proteins encoded in a region of the Arcobacter sp. F2176 genome:
- a CDS encoding TIGR00341 family protein: MKYLEVVLNESSNELVKKIAENVKAKDLRFSPVDKDGMQVSRMIVSDYNLQKTIDSFCHIMGDQVTSKVMILPIEAYLPKESEEKEKKENEANAAKETIYKEMKENSDINSNYISLLVFSTIVATIGLIHNNLAIIIGAMVIAPLLGPNIAFSFSASIGDTKLMYSSSKTVLFGLFISIMLPMFFAMIFNQTFDAHELLSRTEVSYDSFILALASGAAASLSITTGLSSVLVGVMVSAALLPPAAVLGIMIGSGNSDLAIGAGVLLLINITSINLASKIVFFIKGIRPRLWQEKEKAKKAMIIYISSWIILLIILFMYVYYNPAILKGTFIR, from the coding sequence ATGAAATATCTTGAAGTAGTTCTAAATGAATCAAGCAATGAACTTGTAAAGAAGATTGCAGAAAATGTAAAAGCTAAAGACTTGCGTTTTTCTCCTGTAGATAAAGATGGTATGCAAGTATCAAGAATGATTGTATCTGATTATAATTTGCAAAAAACTATAGATAGTTTTTGCCATATTATGGGAGATCAAGTTACTTCTAAAGTGATGATTCTTCCAATAGAAGCTTATTTACCCAAAGAATCAGAAGAAAAAGAAAAAAAAGAAAATGAAGCAAATGCTGCAAAAGAAACAATATATAAGGAAATGAAAGAAAATAGTGATATTAATTCAAACTATATTTCTTTATTAGTTTTTTCTACAATTGTGGCCACAATAGGACTAATTCATAATAATTTAGCAATTATTATAGGAGCAATGGTTATTGCTCCACTACTAGGACCCAATATTGCATTTAGTTTTTCAGCCTCAATTGGGGATACTAAGCTAATGTATTCTTCAAGTAAAACAGTTCTATTTGGTCTTTTTATATCAATAATGCTTCCAATGTTTTTTGCAATGATTTTTAATCAAACTTTTGATGCCCATGAATTATTATCAAGAACAGAAGTTAGTTATGACTCTTTTATTCTTGCTTTAGCTTCAGGTGCTGCTGCATCTTTGTCAATTACTACGGGTTTATCTAGTGTATTAGTGGGAGTTATGGTATCTGCTGCATTATTACCTCCTGCTGCTGTTTTGGGAATTATGATTGGCTCAGGAAATAGCGATTTAGCAATTGGAGCTGGAGTTTTGCTTTTGATTAATATAACTAGCATTAATTTAGCTAGTAAAATAGTATTTTTTATTAAAGGTATTAGGCCTAGATTATGGCAGGAAAAAGAAAAAGCTAAAAAGGCTATGATAATTTATATATCTTCATGGATAATTTTATTGATAATATTATTTATGTATGTTTATTATAATCCAGCTATATTAAAAGGTACTTTTATTAGATAA
- the def gene encoding peptide deformylase produces the protein MVREVITYPNKLLRTKSKDVEKFDEELHTLLDDMYETMIAQSGVGLAAIQVAVPLNVLIILIPDENDIQAKDSLIEAINPKITHKDGIQVFTEGCLSVPGFNEDVKRAQHIIVEYQDRFGNNHKVETEDFPAVAWQHEMDHLEGHLFIEKLSLMKRKKFEKEYKKNQKNK, from the coding sequence ATGGTTAGAGAAGTAATAACTTATCCAAATAAGTTACTTAGAACAAAATCAAAAGATGTGGAGAAGTTCGATGAAGAACTTCACACTCTTTTAGATGATATGTATGAAACAATGATTGCTCAAAGTGGTGTAGGACTTGCTGCAATTCAAGTTGCAGTTCCCCTTAATGTTCTTATTATTTTAATTCCAGATGAAAATGATATTCAAGCAAAAGACTCTTTAATAGAAGCAATAAATCCAAAAATAACTCATAAAGATGGAATTCAAGTTTTTACTGAAGGTTGTTTAAGTGTTCCTGGATTTAATGAAGATGTTAAAAGAGCTCAACATATAATTGTAGAGTATCAAGACAGATTTGGGAACAATCATAAAGTAGAAACAGAAGACTTTCCCGCAGTTGCATGGCAACATGAAATGGACCACCTTGAAGGTCACCTTTTTATTGAAAAACTTTCTTTGATGAAAAGAAAGAAATTTGAAAAAGAGTATAAGAAAAACCAAAAAAATAAATAA
- the clpP gene encoding ATP-dependent Clp endopeptidase proteolytic subunit ClpP — protein MSYIPYVVEKSGRGERSYDIYSRLLKDRIIMLSGEINDAVASTVVAQLLFLEAEDPDKDIYLYINSPGGVITSGMSIYDTMNYIKPDVCTICIGQAASMGAFLLSSGVKGKRYSLPNSRVMIHQPLGGAQGQATDIQIQAKEIQRMKDTLNQMISEQTGQPLKVIEKDTDRDNFMSAEEACKYGLIDEVITNHK, from the coding sequence ATGAGTTATATTCCATACGTTGTAGAAAAATCTGGTAGAGGTGAAAGAAGTTATGATATTTATTCAAGACTTCTAAAAGATAGAATTATTATGTTAAGTGGAGAGATAAATGATGCTGTTGCTTCTACAGTTGTAGCACAATTACTTTTCTTAGAAGCTGAAGATCCAGATAAAGATATCTATTTATACATAAACTCTCCGGGTGGAGTTATCACAAGTGGAATGTCTATATATGATACTATGAACTATATCAAACCTGATGTTTGTACTATTTGTATAGGACAAGCTGCTTCAATGGGTGCATTCTTATTAAGTTCTGGAGTTAAGGGTAAAAGATATTCTTTACCTAACTCTAGAGTTATGATTCACCAACCATTAGGTGGAGCACAAGGTCAAGCAACTGATATTCAAATTCAAGCAAAAGAGATTCAAAGAATGAAAGATACTCTTAACCAAATGATTTCTGAACAAACAGGTCAACCATTAAAAGTTATTGAAAAAGATACAGATAGAGATAACTTTATGAGTGCAGAAGAAGCTTGTAAATATGGATTGATTGACGAAGTAATCACAAATCACAAGTAA
- the tig gene encoding trigger factor, translating into MEFNAKRVDEANAEITATMTKATIDAKMDKIAKEAAKTMNIQGFRKGKVPVNVVKARYGEKLSEDAANEVLRDLLQEGLAKLEIANEELIGEPGVSKFDKKEDGDIDVELKISCKPKFDLGDYKSLVPAVKEKKVAKKDLTERLENLAKGSAPLEKIKRKRMVKEGDFAVIDFEGFVDGVAFEGGKAEKYALEVGSNSFIPGFEEQVLGMKYEEQKDIVVTFPESYQAKNLAGKEATFKVTLHEIQEKVPAELDDEFAKKMLPNEEDATIDTLKAKIEEQMKTELMYTYYREELKPEYLDKLVENVKFALPTSVVEQEVNYALNNKVRTMTEEEIKELQENAEKVEAIRDELKADAETSVKATFIVDALAAAEGVEVNDQEVTQVIYYEAMQNGQNPQDVLKQYQDAGYMPAIKMSMIEDKVLNKLFDEKLGK; encoded by the coding sequence ATGGAATTTAACGCAAAAAGAGTTGATGAAGCTAATGCAGAAATAACTGCAACTATGACTAAAGCTACAATCGACGCAAAAATGGACAAAATTGCTAAAGAAGCTGCAAAAACAATGAACATACAAGGGTTTAGAAAAGGTAAAGTTCCTGTAAATGTTGTTAAAGCTAGATATGGTGAAAAATTGTCTGAAGATGCAGCTAACGAAGTATTAAGAGATTTATTACAAGAAGGATTAGCTAAATTAGAAATTGCGAATGAAGAATTAATTGGTGAACCAGGTGTTAGTAAATTTGATAAAAAAGAAGATGGTGACATTGATGTAGAACTTAAGATTTCTTGTAAACCAAAATTTGATTTAGGTGATTACAAATCATTAGTTCCTGCTGTTAAAGAGAAAAAAGTTGCTAAAAAAGATCTTACTGAGAGATTAGAAAATCTTGCAAAAGGTTCAGCTCCGTTAGAAAAAATCAAAAGAAAAAGAATGGTAAAAGAGGGTGACTTCGCTGTCATTGATTTTGAAGGTTTTGTTGATGGTGTTGCTTTTGAAGGTGGTAAAGCTGAAAAGTATGCATTAGAAGTTGGTTCTAATTCATTTATTCCAGGATTTGAAGAGCAAGTTTTAGGAATGAAATATGAAGAACAAAAAGATATCGTTGTAACTTTCCCTGAATCTTACCAAGCTAAAAATTTAGCTGGAAAAGAAGCTACATTTAAAGTAACTTTACATGAAATTCAAGAAAAAGTTCCTGCTGAATTAGATGATGAATTTGCTAAAAAGATGTTACCAAATGAAGAAGATGCTACAATTGATACATTAAAAGCAAAAATTGAAGAACAAATGAAAACTGAATTAATGTATACATATTATAGAGAAGAATTAAAACCTGAATATTTAGACAAATTAGTTGAAAATGTTAAATTTGCTTTACCAACAAGTGTTGTTGAACAAGAAGTTAATTATGCTTTAAATAATAAAGTAAGAACAATGACTGAAGAAGAAATTAAAGAACTTCAAGAAAATGCTGAAAAAGTAGAAGCAATTAGAGATGAATTAAAAGCTGATGCTGAAACTTCTGTAAAAGCTACATTTATTGTTGATGCTTTAGCTGCTGCTGAAGGTGTAGAAGTAAATGATCAAGAAGTTACTCAAGTAATTTATTATGAAGCAATGCAAAATGGACAAAATCCTCAAGATGTTTTAAAACAATACCAAGATGCAGGTTATATGCCAGCTATTAAAATGTCAATGATTGAAGATAAAGTTTTAAATAAATTATTTGACGAAAAATTAGGTAAATAA
- a CDS encoding VWA domain-containing protein, with product MQFLYPNVLFLMLIPSLILFFLIITQKSKFEKIFDQDVLNRLAIPNSNLTKKSRNILLFIALIFMVIALARPVTNEKEQNIKQEVIPVVVAIDASKSMLAQDVLPSRLKMAKKKVLDLIKSPNQLSIGVIIFGQSSFILSPLTNDFTSLNFLLQNFDYDLNINNGSNIFSALEASNKLLKNYKSKNIILLTDGGNEGDYKKEIEYANKNNQNIYIITIATNKPTPIPLKDGYENDKDGNIAMVKLNESIKKLSLNTNGGYTNYTLNDDDINSIISDITKKANKINMQIKKQKTYTELFYYPLCLALILLLIAFSSLPNIKSIVKLSIIIFLFQNINLQASLLDFNTIKDATKAYNEQDYETASNKFKDFINTNEGKYDFANSLYKEKKYKSALDTYKDITTSNEELEFKKLHNMGNTYVKLNDLENAKKMYEKALKIKEDKETKENLEIVKNAMKNKDNKDKKENQNDKNDKNDKNTKQNNEKDKQNKEKKGDKSNQENKNKKDKKESNQTKIKEDLLSNKEEKKWLNLLKNQKTPILLKKVETKNNSENSSSSPW from the coding sequence ATGCAATTTTTATACCCTAATGTTCTTTTTTTAATGTTAATTCCCTCTTTAATACTGTTTTTTTTAATTATTACTCAAAAAAGCAAATTTGAAAAAATATTTGATCAAGATGTTTTAAATAGACTTGCAATACCAAATTCAAATCTAACAAAAAAAAGTAGAAATATTTTACTTTTCATAGCACTCATTTTTATGGTAATTGCTCTTGCTAGACCTGTGACAAATGAAAAAGAACAAAATATTAAACAAGAAGTAATTCCTGTGGTTGTAGCAATTGATGCATCAAAATCAATGTTAGCGCAAGATGTTCTTCCAAGTAGATTAAAAATGGCAAAGAAAAAAGTATTAGATCTTATCAAATCACCAAATCAACTCTCAATTGGAGTGATAATTTTTGGTCAATCATCATTTATATTATCACCACTTACAAATGATTTTACCTCATTAAATTTTTTACTTCAAAATTTTGATTATGATCTAAATATAAATAATGGTTCAAACATATTTTCAGCACTTGAAGCTTCAAATAAATTGTTAAAAAATTATAAATCAAAAAATATAATTCTATTAACAGATGGGGGTAATGAAGGTGACTACAAAAAAGAAATTGAGTATGCAAATAAAAATAATCAAAATATTTATATCATAACAATTGCTACAAACAAACCAACTCCAATACCATTAAAAGATGGGTATGAAAATGATAAAGACGGTAATATTGCAATGGTAAAACTGAATGAAAGTATAAAAAAACTTAGTTTAAATACAAATGGTGGATATACAAATTATACACTAAATGATGACGATATAAACTCAATCATAAGTGATATTACAAAAAAAGCAAATAAAATAAATATGCAAATAAAAAAACAAAAAACTTATACTGAACTATTTTATTATCCTTTATGCTTAGCTTTAATTTTACTCTTAATTGCCTTTTCATCACTGCCAAATATCAAATCAATTGTAAAATTATCTATTATTATATTCCTTTTTCAAAATATTAATCTACAAGCTTCATTACTAGATTTTAATACTATTAAAGATGCAACAAAAGCTTATAATGAACAAGACTATGAAACTGCTTCTAATAAGTTTAAAGACTTTATAAATACAAACGAAGGCAAATATGATTTTGCTAATTCTTTATACAAAGAAAAAAAATACAAAAGTGCCTTAGATACATATAAAGATATAACAACTAGTAATGAAGAATTAGAGTTCAAAAAACTGCACAATATGGGAAATACTTATGTTAAACTAAATGATTTAGAAAACGCAAAAAAAATGTACGAAAAAGCCTTAAAAATAAAAGAAGACAAAGAGACAAAAGAGAACTTGGAAATTGTAAAAAATGCGATGAAAAATAAAGATAATAAAGACAAAAAAGAGAATCAAAACGATAAGAATGATAAGAATGATAAAAACACTAAACAAAACAATGAAAAAGATAAACAAAACAAAGAGAAGAAGGGTGATAAAAGTAATCAAGAAAATAAAAATAAGAAAGATAAAAAAGAATCAAATCAAACTAAAATAAAAGAAGATTTATTATCAAATAAAGAAGAGAAAAAGTGGCTTAATTTACTTAAAAATCAGAAAACACCCATCTTACTAAAAAAAGTTGAGACAAAGAACAATTCGGAAAATAGTTCTTCATCTCCTTGGTAA
- the ppk2 gene encoding polyphosphate kinase 2: MNLNDFEKTDYNGLYVSKVAHVTYGRKYVARFQYDKKRYVKVLGYSKKDNITKRDAITLMNNYKDSIIIAQEEEPKIEVLDENKTTLPAKEYEKVVSQNKEMKDLLGDYKSLAKSVMKDGIRKIYELEELKHYQIELIKLQDYLEKENKRMIILFEGRDASGKGGAIRRITRYMNNKHYRIVALGKPDDTQRNQWFFQRYIQHFPTGGEMVLFDRSWYNRAMVEPIFGFCTQEEHEIFMEDVVNFEQDLVRQGMILIKLYFSVSKDEQKRRFDRRIEDPLRQWKFSEVDMQAQDLWGEFSEKKYEMLRRTNSRSAPWHIVRSDDKFLSRIEAMKIILNSVDYDGKNYALNFEANDKINISVQRELMQMRKSANY, from the coding sequence ATGAATTTAAATGATTTTGAAAAAACAGATTATAATGGTTTATATGTTTCAAAAGTTGCTCATGTAACTTATGGAAGAAAATATGTAGCAAGATTTCAATATGACAAAAAAAGATATGTAAAAGTTTTAGGGTATTCAAAAAAAGATAACATTACTAAAAGAGATGCTATTACTTTGATGAATAATTACAAAGATAGTATTATTATAGCTCAAGAAGAAGAACCGAAGATTGAAGTTTTAGATGAGAATAAAACTACTTTACCAGCCAAAGAATATGAAAAAGTAGTATCACAAAATAAAGAGATGAAAGATTTATTAGGTGATTATAAATCTCTTGCTAAAAGTGTTATGAAAGATGGTATAAGAAAGATTTATGAACTTGAAGAGCTTAAACATTATCAAATAGAATTAATCAAACTTCAAGATTATCTAGAAAAAGAAAATAAAAGAATGATTATTCTTTTTGAAGGTAGAGATGCATCTGGAAAAGGTGGAGCTATCAGAAGAATTACTAGATATATGAACAATAAACATTACAGAATAGTTGCTCTTGGTAAGCCCGATGATACACAAAGAAATCAATGGTTTTTCCAAAGATATATTCAACACTTTCCAACAGGTGGAGAGATGGTTTTATTTGATAGATCGTGGTATAACAGAGCAATGGTAGAACCAATTTTTGGATTTTGTACACAAGAAGAACATGAAATCTTTATGGAAGATGTTGTTAATTTTGAGCAAGATTTAGTAAGACAAGGAATGATATTAATTAAATTATATTTCTCTGTTTCTAAAGATGAACAAAAAAGAAGATTTGATAGAAGAATTGAAGATCCTCTTAGACAATGGAAATTTTCAGAAGTAGACATGCAAGCTCAAGATTTATGGGGTGAGTTTTCAGAAAAAAAATATGAAATGCTTAGACGAACTAATTCAAGAAGTGCACCATGGCATATTGTAAGAAGTGATGATAAATTTTTATCAAGAATTGAAGCCATGAAAATCATACTAAATTCTGTAGATTATGATGGGAAAAATTATGCTTTAAATTTTGAAGCAAATGATAAAATCAACATCTCTGTTCAAAGAGAGTTGATGCAAATGAGAAAATCAGCTAATTACTAA
- the ppk2 gene encoding polyphosphate kinase 2 — translation MGQKRVIIEDEFKEDEEIDTHENIKHKSKNFKRKRKELKQKGKKVQIWVKKETLEYEKELTLLQIELLKFQNHVKDMGLKVLMIFEGRDAAGKGGTIKRITEHLNPRGARIVALGKPGDIEKTQWYFQRYTQHLPSAGEMVFFDRSWYNRGGVEPVMGFCTTEEHHEFLREVPEFEKMIVKSGIILFKFYFSVSKKEQARRFKKREIDPLKQFKLSPVDKESQKLWDNYTTAKFSMLMASNTDIAPWIVIRSDNKKLARLNCIKYILTNVKYTDKVESELLNIDKNLVNTGTQEIEYMEKENKFAKV, via the coding sequence ATGGGACAAAAGCGAGTTATAATTGAAGATGAATTCAAAGAAGACGAAGAGATTGATACCCATGAAAATATAAAACATAAGTCAAAAAATTTTAAAAGAAAAAGAAAAGAGTTAAAACAAAAAGGTAAAAAAGTTCAAATCTGGGTAAAAAAAGAGACCTTAGAATATGAAAAAGAACTTACTTTATTACAAATAGAATTATTAAAATTTCAAAATCATGTAAAAGATATGGGTTTAAAAGTCTTGATGATTTTTGAAGGAAGAGATGCAGCAGGTAAAGGTGGTACCATAAAAAGAATCACTGAGCATCTAAATCCTAGAGGTGCAAGAATAGTGGCTCTTGGGAAACCAGGTGATATAGAAAAAACACAATGGTACTTCCAACGATACACTCAACATCTACCTAGTGCTGGAGAAATGGTCTTTTTTGATAGATCTTGGTACAACAGAGGTGGAGTTGAACCTGTTATGGGATTTTGTACCACAGAAGAACACCATGAGTTTTTAAGAGAAGTACCAGAATTTGAAAAGATGATTGTAAAATCAGGAATAATTTTGTTTAAATTTTATTTTTCAGTTTCAAAAAAAGAGCAAGCAAGAAGATTTAAAAAAAGGGAGATAGATCCTTTAAAACAATTTAAACTCTCTCCCGTAGATAAAGAATCCCAAAAACTTTGGGATAATTACACAACAGCTAAATTTTCTATGTTAATGGCTTCAAATACAGATATTGCTCCATGGATTGTTATCAGAAGCGATAATAAAAAATTGGCTAGATTAAACTGCATAAAATATATTTTAACAAATGTAAAATATACAGATAAAGTTGAATCTGAATTATTAAATATAGACAAAAACTTGGTAAATACGGGAACTCAAGAAATTGAGTACATGGAAAAAGAGAATAAATTTGCAAAGGTATAA
- the nspC gene encoding carboxynorspermidine decarboxylase has product MTDIVNSFEDLPSPCFVCEEELLKKNLELLKKIQDEASVKILLALKGFSLYSTFDLCKEYLHGCCASGLHEALLASKEFGREVHTYSPAFKEEEVDEIVSLSNHIVFNSIAQLKKFENKAIGRTSIGLRVNPEYSSVEVDLYNPCGAFSRLGITKKNFDKDAIFNVDGLHFHALCEQNVDALEGALKSFEEKFGEFLPKMKWVNFGGGHHITRADYDINGLVTLLKEFKIRYPHLEVYLEPGEAVGWKTGYLTATVLDIVNNGMDIAILDTSAEAHMPDTLAMPYRADIRNSAESGLKAHTYRLGGNTCLAGDIIGDYSFDEPLKVGDKIILEDMIHYTMVKTTTFNGIKLPSIAIKKAEDCYQIVKNFGYNEYKARL; this is encoded by the coding sequence ATGACTGATATTGTTAATTCTTTTGAAGATTTACCAAGTCCTTGCTTTGTATGTGAAGAAGAACTTTTAAAGAAAAATCTTGAACTTTTAAAAAAAATTCAAGATGAAGCAAGTGTGAAAATTCTACTTGCTTTAAAAGGTTTTTCATTATATTCAACATTTGATTTATGTAAAGAGTATTTACACGGGTGTTGTGCTTCTGGATTACATGAAGCGCTATTGGCATCTAAAGAGTTTGGAAGAGAAGTTCATACTTATTCTCCTGCTTTTAAAGAAGAAGAAGTTGATGAAATAGTGTCACTGTCAAATCACATTGTATTTAATTCAATTGCTCAATTAAAAAAATTTGAAAACAAAGCTATAGGTAGAACTTCTATAGGGCTTAGAGTAAATCCAGAATATTCTTCTGTTGAGGTTGATTTATATAATCCTTGTGGAGCATTTTCAAGACTTGGAATTACAAAAAAGAATTTTGATAAAGATGCAATTTTCAATGTAGACGGTCTTCATTTTCATGCCCTATGTGAACAAAATGTAGATGCACTAGAGGGTGCTTTAAAAAGTTTTGAAGAAAAGTTTGGTGAGTTTTTACCTAAAATGAAATGGGTAAACTTTGGTGGTGGACACCATATTACAAGAGCTGATTATGATATAAATGGATTAGTTACTCTTTTAAAAGAATTTAAAATAAGATATCCACATTTAGAAGTTTATTTAGAACCAGGTGAAGCAGTAGGTTGGAAAACAGGATACTTAACTGCTACAGTTTTGGATATTGTAAATAATGGTATGGACATAGCTATTTTAGATACTTCAGCAGAAGCTCATATGCCAGATACTCTTGCTATGCCATATAGAGCTGATATTAGAAATAGTGCAGAATCTGGTCTTAAAGCCCATACTTATAGATTAGGTGGAAATACTTGTTTAGCTGGTGATATTATTGGGGATTATTCATTTGATGAGCCATTAAAAGTAGGTGATAAAATAATTTTAGAAGACATGATACATTATACGATGGTAAAAACTACCACTTTTAACGGAATTAAGTTGCCATCTATTGCAATAAAAAAGGCAGAGGATTGTTACCAAATTGTAAAAAACTTTGGTTATAATGAATATAAAGCAAGACTTTAA
- the rd gene encoding rubredoxin yields the protein MQKYICKVCDYIYDPAIGDEDSGIAAGTAFEDLPEDWECPDCGVSKEDFEPYND from the coding sequence ATGCAAAAATATATCTGTAAAGTATGTGATTATATATATGATCCAGCCATTGGTGATGAAGATAGCGGTATAGCTGCTGGGACTGCATTTGAAGATTTACCAGAAGATTGGGAATGTCCAGACTGTGGTGTGAGTAAAGAAGATTTTGAGCCATATAATGACTGA
- a CDS encoding saccharopine dehydrogenase family protein — protein sequence MKKGILIIGAGGVSRVATVKCAMNIDTFEKITLASRTISKCESIRDDILKNQNVEISVASVDADSVDDLVILIEKVNPKLVLNVALPYQDLTIMDACTKCGVDYVDTANYEHPDVAKFEYKEQWARNDQFKDADIMGLLGSGFDPGVTGVFCAYAQQNLFDEIHYIDIMDCNAGDHGYPFATNFNPEINLREVSANGRYWQKNDEGVGEWIETKPLEIRVDHDYPEVGVKPSYLLYHEELESLSKNIKGLKRIRFFMTFGDSYIQHMNCLQNVGMLGIEPVMHKGVEIIPIEFLTTLLPDPSSLGPRTVGKTNIGCIIEGVKDGKAKKVYIYNICDHQECYKETGAQAVSYTTGVPAMIGSKLLYKGIWKNKGVFNIEEFDAKPFMDELMEQGLPWKIVEL from the coding sequence ATGAAAAAAGGTATATTAATTATTGGTGCTGGTGGAGTAAGTCGGGTTGCAACTGTTAAGTGTGCGATGAATATAGATACATTTGAAAAAATTACATTAGCTTCAAGAACTATTTCAAAATGTGAATCAATCAGAGATGACATTTTAAAAAATCAAAATGTAGAGATCTCTGTAGCTTCTGTAGATGCTGATAGTGTTGATGATTTAGTAATACTTATTGAAAAAGTTAATCCAAAGTTAGTTTTAAATGTGGCATTGCCATACCAAGATTTGACAATCATGGATGCTTGTACAAAATGTGGTGTTGATTATGTGGATACTGCAAATTATGAACATCCAGATGTTGCAAAATTTGAATATAAAGAACAATGGGCAAGAAATGATCAGTTTAAAGATGCTGATATTATGGGATTATTAGGTTCAGGTTTTGACCCAGGAGTTACTGGTGTTTTTTGTGCTTATGCTCAACAAAATCTTTTTGATGAAATCCACTACATTGATATTATGGATTGTAATGCAGGTGATCATGGATACCCTTTTGCTACAAACTTTAATCCAGAAATCAATCTTAGAGAAGTATCTGCAAATGGTAGATATTGGCAAAAAAATGATGAAGGTGTTGGGGAATGGATAGAAACAAAGCCACTAGAAATAAGAGTTGATCATGATTATCCTGAAGTTGGTGTAAAGCCATCTTATCTTTTATACCATGAAGAGTTAGAGTCATTGTCAAAAAATATTAAAGGTCTTAAAAGAATTAGATTCTTTATGACATTTGGAGATTCTTATATACAACATATGAATTGTTTACAAAATGTAGGAATGTTGGGAATTGAACCTGTTATGCATAAAGGTGTAGAAATTATTCCAATAGAATTTTTAACTACATTACTACCAGATCCTTCAAGTTTAGGGCCAAGAACTGTTGGAAAAACAAACATTGGGTGTATCATAGAAGGTGTAAAAGATGGTAAAGCTAAAAAAGTTTATATTTACAATATTTGTGATCACCAAGAGTGTTACAAAGAAACAGGTGCACAAGCTGTAAGTTATACTACAGGAGTTCCTGCAATGATTGGTTCAAAACTGCTTTATAAAGGTATTTGGAAAAACAAAGGTGTATTCAACATCGAAGAATTTGATGCTAAACCATTTATGGATGAATTAATGGAACAAGGTCTTCCTTGGAAAATAGTTGAACTATAA